The DNA window CCGCCGCGGCCCTGGTCGAGGCCGGCTGCGACGTCATCGAGATCGGGCTGCCCTACTCCGACCCGCTCATGGACGGGCCGACCATCCAGGACGCGGTGCACCGGTCGCTGAGCAACGGCACCCGCATCGCCGACGTCCTGCGCACCGTCGAGGGCGTGGCCGCGACCGGCGCGGCCACGCTCGTCATGACCTACTGGAACCCGATCGACCGCTACGGCGCCGATCGCTTCGCCCGCGACCTCGCGGCCGCCGGCGGGGTGGGCACGATCACGCCCGACCTGACGCCCGAGGAGTCCGAGCCGTGGCGGGCCGCCTCGGCCGCCGCCGGCATCGACACGGTGTTCCTGGTGGCGCCCAGCTCGACCGAGGAGCGCATCAAGGCGGTCGTCGACTGCTGCACCGGCTTCGTCTACGCCGCCTCGCTGATGGGCGTCACGGGCGCCCGCGAGACCGTCAACGTCGCCGCCGAGGGCCTGGTCGAGCGGACGCGGGCGCACACCTCGCTGCCGGTGTGCGTCGGGCTCGGCGTCGGCACCGGGGCGCAGGCGGCCGAGGTCGCCTCCTACGCCGACGGGGTGATCGTGGGCTCGGCGTTCATCCGCCGGCTGCTCGACGCGCCCGACGAGGCCGCGGGGCGCGAGTCCTGCGCCGCCCTGGCCCGCGACATGGCGCGCGGCGTGCGCCGCTGACGGTGCTGAGCGTGTGGAGCGCGGTCCCTCGTACGGGGGGCCGCGCTTCTGCGCTGTCCCGGCTCATCCGCCCGTGGCGGCGGGCTCCCGCAGGGGGGCGTACAGCGGGGACCAGCGGTTGTACAGCCCCGACGGCACCAGATACACGTTGATGACGACCTGCATGAGCACCACCCACACGGCGTACTGCGCGGTCCCCAGCGCGGGCACCACGTCCATGGGCAGGGCGTAGGCCATCACCACCCGCACCGCGGCGTCCGCCAGCAGGCCCGCCCCGTACATCACGGTCACCACCCGCCAGATCCGGCGGAAGGCGGGCAGCCGCTCCCACAGCACGTCCCACGGCTCGCGTCCCGGCCCGACCCGCCCCTCCAGCAGGAAGCGGGTGAAGGTGAACGCGAGCGGCCGCTCACCGCGCGCGCTCGCCAGGAACCACAGGGCCGCCACGCCCATGAACCAGCCGTCCTTGGCCAGCAGGAAGCGCGGGTCGTGGACGAGCGCCGAGACCGCGGCGCCGGCCAGGATCATCGCGGTCATGAAGAGCGCCAGCCGGTCGGGCCTGCGCCCCCGCGCCAGGCTCACGGCCACGCTGAGGCCGGGGACGAGCGAGCTGACGAGCAGGGCGGCCTGCTCGTCGAGGCCGGCGGCGTACCGCAGGGCGTAGTAGACCCCCATCGGCAGCACGAGGTCGACACCCAGGGCGGCCACCGTTCTTACTCGCATGAGTAATTCTTATCTTCGCCTGGTAAAAGCGGCAAACCTCGCAGGTCGGAGCGGGAAACACGCCGCTTAGCTGACGCTTATCCCGGGCGTGGTCCGATGGAGTCCCGGTACTGTGCGCAGTCTTGGCACGGTCCCGGCCATGGAGAAGAAGGAGATGACCTGTGGACGCGTCACTATCGTCACGTTCGGTCAGATTGCCGATACCCTGGGTGACGACCGTCGCCCGGCTGGTGCTGGGCGGGGTGCTGATCGCGGCGGGCGCGCTCAAGATCGGCAACCCGTCCGACTCGGTCCTGGCGGTCAAGGCTTACCAGCTGCTGCCCGAGGCGGTCGCCGTCGGGGCGGGCCACGCCCTGCCGATCGTGGAGATCGTCGTCGGCGCGCTGCTGGTCGTCGGTCTGCTGACCAGGGTGGCCGCCGTGATCGCGGCGCTGCTCATGCTCGCCTTCGTGTTCGGCATCGGCTGGGCGTGGGCGAACGGCCTGCGGATCGACTGCGGCTGCTTCGGCGGCGGCGGCCAGCTCGGGGCGGGACAGGAGCCGGCCTACCTGGTCGACATCCTGCGCGACTTCGGGCTGGCGCTGCTCGGCGCCTGGACGGTCCGCTTCCCGCCGGGCCGCTTCGCGCTCGACGGGGCCCTCGGGCTCGGGGGCGACAGTGCTGACGACGACTTGGAGAACCTGTGATGGGCAAGGGCGAGCGGACGACCGCGACACGCAGCGCACGCGAGAAGATCAAGGAGCAGCAGGCCGCCGCGCGCGCCCGCGACCGGCGCAAGCGGGCGATCACCTACACCGCGGCCGGCGTGACCGCCGTGGCCGCCGTCGGCGCCGGCATCTGGTACGGCGCCGGCAAGTACCAGTCGGAGGAGGCCACCGCCGGGCTCGCGCCGATCACCGTGCAGCCCGACGGCACCGTGGTCATGGCCCAGAGCGGCGTCGAGAAGCCCGTGCTCGACGTCTACGAGGACTTCCAGTGCCCGGCCTGCAAGGAGGCCGAGCGGGTCAGCGGCCAGACGATCAGGAACCTCGCCGCCGAGGGCAAGGCCAAGGTCGTCTACCACGCCATCACGATCTTCTCCCAGGAGCCCACCCGCTCCAACTCCCTGCGCGCGGGCAACGCCGCCCGGTGCGTCGCCGACGGCAAGCAGTGGATGGCCTTCCACGACCTGCTCTTCGAGAACCAGCCGCCCGAGAACAAGGAGGGCTTCACCAACGGCCAGCTCATCGAATGGGGCAAGGAGGCCGGGGTGAGCGCGCCCGGCTTCGAGCAGTGCGTCAACTCGGGCAAGAACGTGCAGGCACAGCAGTCGTACAGTCAGAAGATCATGGACGAGCAGAAGCTGACCCACACGCCGACGCTGAAACTTAACGGCAAAGAAGTGGACAATGCAGTCGTCTTCAGCCCGTCCGAGCTTCGTGACGCGGTCACGAAGGCCGCCAAGTAGGCTCGCGTCCGCTACCCTCACCTGACATGCCCCTTGCCTCGATTCCCAGCCCTTCCCAGGGGGTCTGGTATCTCGGAATCATCCCGATCCGGGCCTATGCGCTGTGCATCGTGCTCGGCGTCATCGTCGCCGTCTGGCTGAGCGAGCGCCGCTGGCGCGCCCGCGGCGGCCAGAAGGGGACCATCATCGACATCGCGGTCCCCGCGGTCATCTTCGGCCTGATCGGCGGCCGCCTCTACCACGTCATCACCGACTGGCAGACCTACTTCGGCAGCCGCGCGATCAAGCCCGCCTACAAGGCGCTGTTCATCTGGGAGGGCGGCCTCGGCATCTGGGGGGCGATCGCGCTCGGCGGCGTCGGCGTCTGGCTGGCCGCGCGCCGGCGCGGCCTGTCGATGACGGCCCTGGCCGACACGATCGCCCCCGGCATCGCGTTCGCCCAGGGCATCGGCCGCTGGGGCAACTGGTTCAACCAGGAGCTGTACGGCTCGCCGACCACGCTGCCGTGGGGCCTCGAGATCGACATCGACCACGGCGGCGAGCCCGGCGTCCTCTACCACCCGACGTTCCTGTACGAGTCGATCTGGGACATCCTGCTCGGCTTCGCCCTCATCCTCGTGGGCCGCCGCCTCAACCTGCGCTTCGGGCGGCTGTTCGCCCTCTACGTGGCCGGCTACACCTTCGCCCGCTTCTGGATCGAAGGGCTGCGCATCGACCCGGTCGGCGGGGTCGACCACGCGGTGACGTTCCTCGGGCTGCGCATCAACCAGTGGACGTCGATCGTGCTGTTCGTCGGGGCGCTCGTCTACTTCTGGGCGACGCGCAACAAGGAGGGCGTGGAGGTCGTCGTCCCGCCGTCAGCCGAGGCCGACCCGGCGCACGCCGGCGACCAGAGCGACCCCGGCTCCACCGACGACACCCTCGCCTCCGAAGCGTCCGCCTCCGACTCCGAGGGCGGGCGGGGGGCGCCCGGCAAGGACGGGGCCGACGGCGACCGCGCCGCATCCGGCGCCGACGACCCTGCCGCACTCGACGGGGACCGTGCCGCACTGGATGCCGACCGTGCCGCACCGGACGCCGACCCGGCCCACTCCGCCACTGGCCTCGCCGACGCCGAGGAGACCGCCGGCGGCCGGGACACCGACGCCGTCACCTCCGACGCCCTCGCCGGCGACACCGACGCCGTCACCGCCGGCTCGCGCGAGGACGCCGAGAAGGAGGAGAAGGAGCCCGGCGGCCACGCCGAGAAGGAAACGAACTCCCGATGACCGAAGGCGCGGAGATCCACCACCGGCATCGCGACGTCACGGGCGGCTGGCTGCGGCCCTCGGTGTTCGGCGCGATGGACGGCCTGGTGTCCAACTTCGCGCTCATCGCGGGTGTCGCCGGCGGCACCACCGACACCCGGGTCATCGCCCTCAGCGGCTTCGCCGGCCTGGCCGCCGGCGCGCTGTCGATGGCCGGCGGCGAGTACGTCTCGGTGGCCAGCCAGCGCGAGCTGGCCCAGGCCGAGATCGCCGTCGAACGCCGCGAGCTGCGCCACCACCCCGAGGACGAGCAGGCTGAGCTCGCCCAGACCTTCGTCGACAAGGGCGTGAACCCCGACCTGGCCGCCGAGGTGGCCCGGCAGATCTCCCGCAACCCCGAGCGCGCCCTTGAGGTGCACACGGTCAACGAACTCGGGGTCGCGCCGGGGAATCTGCCGTCTCCGCTGGTCGCGGCGGGGTCGTCGTTCCTTTCCTTCGGGGTGGGGGCCGTGCTGCCGCTGTTGCCGTACGTGCTGGGAGCCGACGATCTGGTGATCTCGGCGGTGCTCTCGTGTGCGGCGCTGTTCGCGGCGGGCGCTATCGTGTCGGCCGTGACGGCGCGAAGCTGGTGGTATTCGGGACTGAGGCAGCTCGTGGTGGGCGCGGTGGCCGCCGCGGTCACCTTCGGGGTGGGCAACCTGGTCGGGGCGGCGGGCCTGTGATGGCCCGCAGGCGAGCGGGCTCCCGCGCGAAGAACGACCGGCCCGCCCAGGACCCGGCCTACCCCGACCCGGCCTACCCTGGCCCCTCCTGGCCGGGCCCGGCGCCCTCTGCCGGTGGCTACCCGAGCCCGGCGTACCCCGCGTACGGGGAAGGCCCCGCGAGCGGCGCCCACTCCGCCGCCCCGGGATACGGCCCCGGCAGCGGCTCCCAGCCTGTCGGCGGCGCACCCGCCTCGGCCTCGTACGACGAGGGCCGACGAGAGGACTCAGTCGGCCGGAGCGGACGATCCCGACGCGCCCGCCCGCCCGCCGCCGCCACACCCCACCAGCCCGCCGGAACGGACGCCACCGTCCGCCCCACCCACGGCGCGGCCGGAACGGGCGGCCACCGGCGCTCGCCCGCCTCCGGCGGCACGGACAACTGGCCGCCATCCCCGCCGACCGGCGAGCACACCTGGCCCCCGGCCTCCCGGGACGGCGGAAACGCCTGGCCCCCGGCCTCCCCGTCTGCCGGCGGAAGCGCCTGGACCTCGGCTTCCCGATCCGACGGTGGGAGTGCCCGGACCTCGGCCCCGTCCGACGGCGGGGGTGCCTGGGCATCGGACCCTGCGTCAGGGGGGAGGGCGGGCGCCGCGGCGGATGGTCGGGGCTCTTGGGCGTCCGCCCCTGTGGACGGCATGGGCACCTGGGCGGGGGCTCCCGCGGACGGTGGTGGCCGCCGCGCCCCCGAGGGCTTCGGCGGCGGTGGGCACCGGGGATTGGCCGGAGCCGACGACGGAGGCTGGGCGGTGGTGACAGGCCCGGGGGCGGCGGATCTCGGCGCTTCCGGCAGCGCGCCCGGCGGCCACGGCCCAGGGCGCCGGGGCACGGACCCCGCGGCGGACGTTCCCCCAGGGGACGC is part of the Nonomuraea coxensis DSM 45129 genome and encodes:
- a CDS encoding VC0807 family protein, whose product is MRVRTVAALGVDLVLPMGVYYALRYAAGLDEQAALLVSSLVPGLSVAVSLARGRRPDRLALFMTAMILAGAAVSALVHDPRFLLAKDGWFMGVAALWFLASARGERPLAFTFTRFLLEGRVGPGREPWDVLWERLPAFRRIWRVVTVMYGAGLLADAAVRVVMAYALPMDVVPALGTAQYAVWVVLMQVVINVYLVPSGLYNRWSPLYAPLREPAATGG
- a CDS encoding DoxX family protein translates to MTTVARLVLGGVLIAAGALKIGNPSDSVLAVKAYQLLPEAVAVGAGHALPIVEIVVGALLVVGLLTRVAAVIAALLMLAFVFGIGWAWANGLRIDCGCFGGGGQLGAGQEPAYLVDILRDFGLALLGAWTVRFPPGRFALDGALGLGGDSADDDLENL
- the lgt gene encoding prolipoprotein diacylglyceryl transferase, whose protein sequence is MPLASIPSPSQGVWYLGIIPIRAYALCIVLGVIVAVWLSERRWRARGGQKGTIIDIAVPAVIFGLIGGRLYHVITDWQTYFGSRAIKPAYKALFIWEGGLGIWGAIALGGVGVWLAARRRGLSMTALADTIAPGIAFAQGIGRWGNWFNQELYGSPTTLPWGLEIDIDHGGEPGVLYHPTFLYESIWDILLGFALILVGRRLNLRFGRLFALYVAGYTFARFWIEGLRIDPVGGVDHAVTFLGLRINQWTSIVLFVGALVYFWATRNKEGVEVVVPPSAEADPAHAGDQSDPGSTDDTLASEASASDSEGGRGAPGKDGADGDRAASGADDPAALDGDRAALDADRAAPDADPAHSATGLADAEETAGGRDTDAVTSDALAGDTDAVTAGSREDAEKEEKEPGGHAEKETNSR
- a CDS encoding VIT1/CCC1 transporter family protein, whose product is MTEGAEIHHRHRDVTGGWLRPSVFGAMDGLVSNFALIAGVAGGTTDTRVIALSGFAGLAAGALSMAGGEYVSVASQRELAQAEIAVERRELRHHPEDEQAELAQTFVDKGVNPDLAAEVARQISRNPERALEVHTVNELGVAPGNLPSPLVAAGSSFLSFGVGAVLPLLPYVLGADDLVISAVLSCAALFAAGAIVSAVTARSWWYSGLRQLVVGAVAAAVTFGVGNLVGAAGL
- the trpA gene encoding tryptophan synthase subunit alpha: MTTLQTVFAKAKADNRAALVGYLPAGFPSKDGAIAAAAALVEAGCDVIEIGLPYSDPLMDGPTIQDAVHRSLSNGTRIADVLRTVEGVAATGAATLVMTYWNPIDRYGADRFARDLAAAGGVGTITPDLTPEESEPWRAASAAAGIDTVFLVAPSSTEERIKAVVDCCTGFVYAASLMGVTGARETVNVAAEGLVERTRAHTSLPVCVGLGVGTGAQAAEVASYADGVIVGSAFIRRLLDAPDEAAGRESCAALARDMARGVRR
- a CDS encoding DsbA family protein, with the protein product MGKGERTTATRSAREKIKEQQAAARARDRRKRAITYTAAGVTAVAAVGAGIWYGAGKYQSEEATAGLAPITVQPDGTVVMAQSGVEKPVLDVYEDFQCPACKEAERVSGQTIRNLAAEGKAKVVYHAITIFSQEPTRSNSLRAGNAARCVADGKQWMAFHDLLFENQPPENKEGFTNGQLIEWGKEAGVSAPGFEQCVNSGKNVQAQQSYSQKIMDEQKLTHTPTLKLNGKEVDNAVVFSPSELRDAVTKAAK